The following DNA comes from Phytohabitans rumicis.
TAGTTGAGCGGCCCGCTCACCGTGCTCCGGTTGCGCCGGGCCGCCTCGTCCAGCAGCCGTTCCTGGGAGACCGCCCGCTGGTACCGCTCGACGATCACCTGGAGGCCGACCCCGCCCGCCCCGGCCAACAGCAGGAGCACCAAGCCCACGCCGATGGCGAGCTTCGCCCAGCGCGGGGCGGGACGCCGTTCCTGAGCAGGTGGCGACGTGGCTGGCTGCGGTGGTGTGTCCGTCTCGCCTCCCGGACCGGCTGGGCTGCTACTTTCCGCCAGCGTACGGTCCGAATTGCGGCTTTATTTCTCGTTCGCGAGAATGGTCGGGTTGTCCAGCACGAACTGACCCAGGGTGTCCTTCTTGACCGCCTGGAACATGTCGACGCTGACCGGGTTCAGCACCTCTTTGCCCGCGCTGTTGCTGCTGAACGTGCCGTTGTTGGTGCGCAGCAGCACGAGGTCGTTGGCGGCCACCCCGCGCATGGTGAAGAGGAAGTCGGCCACGCTCGCCCCGCCGGTGTCGAGGATGAACGCCTTGCCGGCCGCCTTGACGAGTGCCTTGATCTTCAGCGGGTTGGTCATCCCGCTGTCCACCGCCTTCTTCGCCATGGCCTTGATGAGCTGCTGCTGGTGGCGCTGGCGGTCGTAGTCGCCGTTCTTCAAGCCGTACCGCTGGCGGGAGTAGTCGAGCGCCTCCCAGCCCTTCATCTCGCGGCAGCCGGGCTTGTAGACGATCGGCTCCTTCTTGCCGCTCATCTTCTTGGCGATCGCGTTCCACTCGGGCTTGCCGTCGACGTACATCATGTGGTGCGACTTGACCTCTTGGTCCACGCACATGCGGACCGTGCCGAGGGCGTCGATCACGTCCCGGAAGCCGTAGAAGTTGATGATCGCGGCGCCGTCGAAGCTGATCCCGGTGAGGTTTCGGATCGTCTGCGCCATGAGCTGCGCGCCG
Coding sequences within:
- a CDS encoding LCP family protein, whose protein sequence is MIVFGAVVMMASGGAIVGSKALIGQVTGNIETDNLVGGAGKTDAEGGKSLDGPIDLLLLGVDTRVGKDVTDTRADTIIILHIPASHDQAYLISIPRDTEVQVPAFPKSRYPGGTAKATEAFFHGVQNGGGLAGGAQLMAQTIRNLTGISFDGAAIINFYGFRDVIDALGTVRMCVDQEVKSHHMMYVDGKPEWNAIAKKMSGKKEPIVYKPGCREMKGWEALDYSRQRYGLKNGDYDRQRHQQQLIKAMAKKAVDSGMTNPLKIKALVKAAGKAFILDTGGASVADFLFTMRGVAANDLVLLRTNNGTFSSNSAGKEVLNPVSVDMFQAVKKDTLGQFVLDNPTILANEK